A genomic stretch from Kribbella amoyensis includes:
- a CDS encoding sulfatase — MADGPRNVIVVMTDQHRADLTAREGFAVDCTPTLDRLARNGRWFDRAYTTTPLCVPARISLLTGRFPNSHGVRGNAGYSDPSRGDDLIDVLGAAGFRTALVGKNHSHLTPDRLDHWVEYSHYGRLPPSASADKDAEFDNWLRDHPGTTATATPFPVEQQLPARLVNEAIDWLDSAGPDDRSFLWLSIPEPHVPYQLPEPYFSTYTPQTVPSAATTFDELDRRDFSWRYAGRLAQLSGEAEPDVLARARANYVGMLRLVDDQLARLVTRLEESGRLADTLLVVLADHGDFAGEYGLMRKGPGLPEVLTRIPMVFHGAGVRADREPSPAHVSIADVLPTICELVGQPVPTGVQGRSLVPVLTGASDGTDYASVYAEQGEGPPYRETDLGEQTPGVRRSADGRLVIDTVNEVTQAGQRRMVRSGRWKLLAGPVGAPQLFDLSADPLELTNLTPRPDVAEILRDLLAKLERWDTGADPAHDGRGTPNDATMPSASPPCQQA; from the coding sequence ATGGCTGACGGGCCGCGCAACGTCATCGTCGTCATGACCGATCAGCACCGCGCGGACCTGACCGCTCGCGAGGGCTTCGCGGTCGACTGCACGCCGACCCTCGATCGGCTCGCGCGCAACGGCCGCTGGTTCGACCGTGCGTACACGACCACGCCGTTGTGCGTGCCCGCGCGGATCAGCTTGCTGACCGGCCGCTTCCCCAACAGCCACGGGGTTCGCGGGAACGCGGGCTACTCCGATCCGAGCCGCGGCGACGACCTGATCGACGTCCTCGGCGCCGCCGGATTCCGGACCGCGTTGGTGGGCAAGAACCACTCGCACCTCACCCCGGACCGGCTGGACCACTGGGTCGAGTACAGCCACTACGGCCGGCTCCCCCCGAGCGCGTCGGCGGACAAGGACGCGGAGTTCGACAACTGGTTACGCGATCATCCCGGGACCACCGCGACGGCCACGCCGTTCCCGGTCGAGCAGCAGCTTCCCGCGCGCTTGGTGAACGAGGCGATCGACTGGCTGGACTCGGCCGGACCGGACGACCGGTCGTTCCTGTGGTTGTCGATCCCCGAACCGCACGTCCCGTACCAACTCCCCGAACCGTACTTCTCCACGTACACTCCGCAGACCGTGCCCTCGGCGGCGACCACCTTCGACGAACTGGACCGGCGCGACTTCAGCTGGCGGTACGCGGGTCGGCTGGCGCAGCTCAGCGGTGAGGCAGAGCCGGACGTCCTGGCCAGGGCTCGGGCCAACTACGTCGGAATGCTGCGCCTGGTCGACGACCAGCTCGCCCGGCTCGTCACCCGGCTCGAGGAATCCGGCCGGCTCGCGGACACCCTGCTCGTCGTCCTGGCCGATCACGGCGACTTCGCCGGCGAGTACGGGCTGATGCGCAAGGGCCCAGGGCTGCCCGAGGTGCTGACCCGCATCCCGATGGTGTTCCACGGCGCCGGGGTCCGGGCCGACCGGGAGCCGAGTCCGGCGCACGTGTCGATCGCGGACGTGCTCCCGACGATCTGCGAGCTCGTCGGTCAGCCGGTACCGACCGGGGTCCAGGGCCGGAGCCTCGTCCCCGTCCTCACCGGGGCGAGCGACGGGACCGACTACGCGAGCGTGTACGCCGAGCAGGGCGAGGGCCCGCCGTACCGGGAGACCGACCTCGGTGAGCAGACCCCCGGCGTACGGCGGAGCGCGGACGGGCGACTCGTGATCGACACGGTCAACGAGGTGACCCAGGCCGGTCAGCGGCGGATGGTCCGCTCAGGTCGGTGGAAACTTCTGGCCGGGCCGGTCGGTGCGCCGCAGTTGTTCGACCTGTCCGCAGATCCGCTGGAACTCACGAACCTCACACCTCGTCCGGACGTGGCCGAGATCTTGCGGGACCTCCTCGCGAAGCTGGAGCGCTGGGACACCGGAGCCGATCCGGCTCACGACGGCCGCGGTACTCCCAACGACGCGACGATGCCGTCCGCGAGCCCGCCCTGCCAGCAGGCGTAG
- a CDS encoding alpha/beta hydrolase-fold protein: MSDSLEATDHEITLRWVEPDPSRPARDVLVRLIALTDEARDSGELAEYLMSAGGDGTWTWTAKLPADLRTAYQFCPLEDPLGAEKPDEDRWLSILAAGVPDPDASATVPPGLIWGNPGAASVLELPAAPPQPWVAKRPDVRPGTLSRVELGDSAVHVWTPDTGDGSADLPVVVSYDGGSWLQLGITTTFANLVADRVVPPFVAVLVESIHGSADRGPTRVRSLTRPDQFAGFVLDELLPYLRSNRGVTDDPERTVLAGQSLGGLAATHVASIAPDQVAKVIGQSAALWWPGDDAGGVSGAGLMAAYENPGVPRVAFFLEAGSEEGELTAANRRFRDVLTAAGNQVAFEEYRGGHDYACWQGGLADGIVASLGVPRPS, translated from the coding sequence ATGTCTGACTCGCTGGAAGCCACGGACCACGAGATCACGCTGCGCTGGGTGGAACCGGATCCGTCCCGACCCGCCCGCGACGTGCTCGTCCGGTTGATCGCGCTCACCGATGAAGCACGGGACAGCGGTGAGCTGGCCGAGTACCTGATGTCGGCCGGTGGGGACGGGACCTGGACGTGGACCGCGAAGCTGCCGGCCGATCTGCGGACGGCGTACCAGTTCTGCCCGCTCGAGGATCCGCTCGGCGCGGAGAAGCCGGACGAGGACCGCTGGCTGAGCATCCTGGCCGCGGGCGTCCCCGATCCGGACGCATCGGCGACGGTTCCACCGGGTCTGATCTGGGGCAATCCCGGAGCGGCGTCCGTCCTCGAACTGCCGGCCGCGCCACCCCAGCCCTGGGTGGCGAAGCGACCCGACGTCCGGCCGGGCACCCTGAGCCGCGTCGAACTCGGTGACTCGGCCGTCCACGTCTGGACCCCCGACACCGGCGACGGATCAGCCGATCTTCCGGTGGTGGTGTCGTACGACGGTGGGTCCTGGCTCCAGCTCGGTATCACGACCACGTTCGCCAATCTGGTGGCCGACAGGGTCGTACCGCCGTTCGTGGCGGTGCTGGTCGAGTCCATCCACGGGTCGGCGGATCGTGGTCCGACCCGGGTCCGCAGCCTGACTCGTCCCGACCAGTTCGCAGGTTTCGTCCTGGACGAGCTGCTGCCGTACCTGCGGTCGAACCGGGGCGTGACCGACGACCCGGAGCGAACAGTCCTGGCCGGGCAGAGTCTCGGCGGGCTCGCGGCAACGCACGTCGCGTCGATCGCGCCGGATCAGGTCGCCAAGGTGATCGGCCAGTCGGCGGCGCTGTGGTGGCCGGGTGACGATGCCGGTGGTGTGTCCGGCGCCGGCCTGATGGCGGCCTACGAGAACCCGGGTGTACCGCGGGTCGCGTTCTTCCTGGAAGCAGGCAGCGAAGAGGGCGAGCTGACCGCGGCGAATCGACGGTTCCGGGACGTTCTGACCGCTGCGGGCAACCAGGTCGCCTTCGAGGAGTACCGCGGTGGGCACGACTACGCCTGCTGGCAGGGCGGGCTCGCGGACGGCATCGTCGCGTCGTTGGGAGTACCGCGGCCGTCGTGA
- a CDS encoding MFS transporter: MAATVMVRRALASLHGNRPFRLLWFSNLFFFGGVWTQTLVLGWLVYETTRSELLVAVYTAARLAPMLLGPFAGAFADRHNRVRLLTIACAWALVAVSAVAALTSLTRPPYWALVVGGLAVGLAQSPSQPARASLVLDLVGRRNLSNANALNSMAMNMTQVVGPAVGGLMISGLGAPAALWISTVWYAISLVLLLPLRGLGQVAHERSASAVQSVVSGLRAIVRNRLATAVLLVTLAANTLLWPIYQSFMPVFAQESLGLDAAGLGWLLTCGGVGGLIGSLVIAGMGDFRHKGAMFVVGTAGWGTLWALFAVSRNPVVSFVLMGAIGLMSAAFGVLQTTLLLITTEPHLHGRALGVQELAIGIMPVAALGLGALAEHFGLAATTFVAAVLLVVCLVALTVWTPQLLNAELGSSADRPAATPSDVLSG; the protein is encoded by the coding sequence ATGGCAGCAACCGTGATGGTGCGGCGTGCACTGGCCTCGCTGCACGGGAACCGGCCGTTTCGGCTGCTGTGGTTCTCCAACCTGTTTTTCTTCGGCGGTGTGTGGACGCAGACGCTGGTCCTTGGGTGGCTCGTGTACGAGACCACTCGATCGGAACTGCTCGTCGCCGTGTACACCGCGGCCCGGCTCGCGCCGATGCTGCTCGGGCCGTTCGCGGGGGCCTTCGCGGACCGGCACAACCGGGTCCGGCTGCTGACGATCGCGTGTGCTTGGGCACTGGTCGCGGTGAGCGCCGTCGCGGCGCTGACGTCACTGACCCGGCCGCCGTACTGGGCGCTGGTGGTCGGCGGCCTGGCGGTCGGCCTGGCGCAGTCGCCGTCCCAGCCCGCGCGCGCCTCGCTGGTCCTGGATCTGGTCGGGCGGCGGAACCTCAGCAACGCCAACGCGCTCAACTCGATGGCGATGAACATGACCCAGGTCGTCGGCCCGGCGGTCGGTGGCCTGATGATCAGCGGACTCGGTGCGCCGGCGGCGCTGTGGATCTCCACGGTCTGGTACGCGATCTCGCTGGTGCTGCTGTTGCCGTTGCGCGGTCTCGGTCAGGTGGCGCACGAACGCAGTGCGTCGGCCGTCCAATCGGTCGTATCGGGCCTGCGGGCGATCGTCCGGAACCGCCTCGCCACGGCGGTACTCCTGGTGACGCTGGCCGCGAACACGCTGCTGTGGCCGATCTACCAGTCCTTCATGCCCGTCTTCGCGCAGGAGTCGCTCGGCCTGGACGCCGCCGGGCTCGGTTGGCTCCTGACCTGTGGTGGCGTCGGCGGCCTGATCGGTTCGCTGGTGATCGCCGGAATGGGGGACTTCCGTCACAAGGGCGCGATGTTCGTCGTGGGGACCGCCGGCTGGGGGACGCTGTGGGCGCTGTTCGCGGTGTCCCGGAACCCGGTCGTCTCGTTCGTCCTGATGGGCGCGATCGGGCTGATGAGCGCGGCGTTCGGCGTCCTGCAGACCACGCTGCTGCTGATCACCACCGAACCCCACCTGCACGGCCGGGCCCTCGGCGTCCAGGAGCTTGCCATCGGCATCATGCCGGTCGCCGCCCTGGGCCTCGGCGCTCTCGCCGAGCACTTCGGCCTCGCCGCCACCACGTTCGTGGCAGCGGTGTTGCTGGTGGTCTGCCTGGTCGCACTGACCGTGTGGACCCCACAGCTGCTCAACGCGGAGCTCGGCTCCTCGGCCGATCGGCCCGCGGCGACACCGAGCGACGTGCTGTCTGGATGA
- a CDS encoding amidohydrolase: protein MTSLLLANVRPWGGPPVDVVIADGRIVDVVPAGTATTTGERIDGRGLLALPGFVNAHAHVDKSWWGRPWVPYGGEATTQGRIAHERAERDKYGIPSVDGAKAVLREFLRHGTTATRTHVDVDLGVGLRGIENVLAAAESLGNAVDVEIVAFPQDGVMRRPGVLDLLDRAAAEGATSIGGLDPASIDRDPVAQLDALFEIAERRDVGLDIHLHDGGELGAFQYELIIERTLRAGLAGKVTVSHGFALGELSTDRQARLVDQLGEAGISWATVAPVRSAPLPWRAMRDRGVAIGLGTDGIRDLWSPYGDGDLLRVALGFARLHGLRTDDELAYAIELATTEGARFVHREQHGVAPGSRADVVLLDAENVQDALVRAPRRELVVAGGKVVVRDGELRV, encoded by the coding sequence ATGACTTCCTTGCTGCTTGCCAACGTGCGCCCGTGGGGCGGGCCGCCGGTCGACGTGGTGATCGCGGACGGCCGGATCGTGGACGTCGTACCGGCCGGGACCGCGACCACGACGGGGGAGCGGATCGACGGTCGCGGGCTGCTGGCGCTGCCCGGGTTCGTCAACGCGCACGCGCACGTGGACAAGAGCTGGTGGGGCCGGCCGTGGGTGCCGTACGGCGGTGAGGCGACGACGCAGGGCCGGATCGCGCACGAGCGCGCGGAGCGGGACAAGTACGGCATCCCCAGCGTGGACGGGGCGAAGGCGGTGCTGCGGGAGTTCCTCCGGCACGGCACCACGGCGACGCGGACCCACGTGGACGTGGACCTGGGGGTCGGGCTGCGCGGGATCGAGAACGTGCTCGCGGCCGCCGAGTCGCTCGGCAACGCGGTGGACGTGGAGATCGTCGCGTTCCCGCAGGACGGGGTGATGCGTCGGCCCGGCGTCCTGGATCTGCTGGACCGGGCAGCCGCGGAGGGCGCGACGAGTATCGGCGGACTCGACCCGGCATCGATCGACCGGGACCCGGTGGCCCAGCTCGACGCGCTCTTCGAGATCGCCGAGCGACGCGATGTGGGTCTCGACATCCACCTCCACGACGGCGGTGAGCTCGGCGCCTTCCAGTACGAGCTGATCATCGAGCGCACCCTCCGCGCGGGCCTCGCCGGCAAGGTCACGGTCTCGCACGGGTTCGCGCTCGGTGAGCTGTCCACCGATCGTCAGGCGCGGCTCGTGGACCAGCTCGGCGAGGCGGGGATCTCCTGGGCGACCGTCGCGCCGGTCCGGTCGGCGCCGTTGCCCTGGCGCGCCATGCGTGACCGAGGTGTCGCCATCGGGCTGGGCACCGACGGGATCCGCGATCTGTGGTCGCCGTACGGTGACGGCGATCTGCTCCGGGTCGCGCTCGGGTTCGCCCGGCTGCACGGGCTGCGGACCGACGACGAGCTGGCGTACGCGATCGAGCTGGCGACGACCGAGGGCGCGCGGTTCGTGCATCGGGAGCAGCACGGGGTGGCGCCCGGTTCGCGCGCCGATGTCGTCCTGCTCGACGCAGAGAACGTCCAGGACGCGCTGGTCCGGGCGCCGCGCCGTGAGCTGGTAGTTGCCGGCGGCAAGGTCGTGGTCCGCGACGGCGAGTTGCGCGTCTGA
- a CDS encoding GntR family transcriptional regulator, with amino-acid sequence MSQGEGFESESERVTRRLRDDILDGVRAPGDRLVERDLAEELGVSRVPVRDALKALVAEGLVTPRPRSWAVVREFTDSDVADLNEVRAAFEPLTFRLAAERRTREGLERLRAMLDEEFAAARANDAVRARRAGADFHEVVTELASNELLTEIERPVRSRLRWLMAQHDDLLAVAEQHEGLYTAIANRDVTAIDRLVGEHLKASQHLMTRVRP; translated from the coding sequence GTGAGTCAGGGCGAAGGCTTCGAGTCCGAGTCGGAGCGGGTGACGCGGCGGTTGCGCGACGACATCCTCGACGGAGTGCGGGCGCCGGGGGACCGCTTGGTGGAGCGGGACCTGGCCGAGGAGCTCGGGGTGAGCCGGGTGCCGGTCCGGGACGCATTGAAGGCGTTGGTCGCGGAGGGGCTGGTGACGCCGCGACCGCGGTCCTGGGCGGTGGTGCGGGAGTTCACCGATTCGGATGTGGCCGATCTCAACGAGGTGCGGGCGGCGTTCGAGCCGTTGACGTTCCGGCTCGCGGCCGAGCGGCGGACGCGCGAAGGACTGGAGCGACTGCGGGCCATGCTCGACGAGGAGTTCGCGGCGGCCCGGGCGAACGACGCGGTCCGGGCGCGGCGGGCGGGGGCCGATTTCCACGAGGTGGTCACCGAGTTGGCGTCGAACGAGTTGCTCACCGAGATCGAGCGGCCGGTGCGGAGCCGGCTGCGGTGGTTGATGGCGCAGCACGACGACCTGCTCGCGGTCGCGGAGCAGCACGAGGGCCTGTACACCGCGATTGCGAACCGGGACGTCACGGCGATCGACCGGCTGGTCGGCGAACACCTGAAGGCTTCCCAGCACCTGATGACTCGGGTGCGGCCGTAG
- a CDS encoding HelD family protein yields the protein MVETTPAPSPELQAERGFLTEARAALARMYRDVEGREIPVIGGEDNDERFTNEANARAYEQRTQALLDLPDVPLFFGLLDYETGTIEDLDRIHIGRRHVHDGNGVPLVIDWRAPVSVPFYRATRTDRQRVLLRRRYGFSDAAELTGFEDEPLIGAGSEDQADAFLRAEIERPRTGPMRDIVATIQPEQDDLVRAPLHPTVCVQGAPGTGKTAVGLHRVAYLLYTERERLSRGGVVIVGPNRSFLSYIRKVLPALGEVDVRQITIDELIPQPAAAADDAEAARVKGDARMERVLHRALWSFVGQPTEGILYSKGSRRYRVHDDEVLDIVTALRESTRYAPGRNALAQRIAHAVLVQMERRGESPDDRVQNAVARSKPVKALVDAVWPRVAPEQILYRLFSDADFLAQSAGDDLTEDERAALLWPKAPRSWKSAQWSDADTVLLDELDDLIERQSGSLGHLVLDEAQDLSAMQLRALGRRCRTGSATVLGDLAQATTPWAAGSWDLVLGHLAKSDGVVAELDRGFRVPDQIIEFAAKLLPQIAPTLGVPRGVRTVADALAVVRTDEHSVPAALVDACKAALAGEGTVAMIAADDQVPALQEALATAGLEPALLGAAEDAMDTARLVCVPASLAKGLEFDAVVVAEPANIVAAEPRGLQRLYVVLTRAVSHLQIVHAAPLPGALGQG from the coding sequence ATGGTCGAAACCACACCTGCCCCTTCCCCCGAACTCCAGGCCGAACGCGGCTTTCTCACCGAAGCCCGGGCCGCGCTGGCCCGGATGTACCGCGACGTCGAGGGTCGCGAGATCCCGGTGATCGGCGGTGAGGACAACGACGAGCGCTTCACCAACGAGGCCAACGCCCGCGCGTACGAGCAGCGCACCCAGGCCCTGCTCGACCTGCCGGACGTGCCGTTGTTCTTCGGCCTGCTGGACTACGAGACCGGCACGATCGAGGACCTCGACCGGATCCACATCGGCCGCCGGCACGTGCACGACGGCAACGGCGTCCCGCTCGTCATCGACTGGCGGGCGCCCGTCTCGGTGCCGTTCTACCGGGCGACCCGTACCGACCGGCAGCGCGTCCTGCTCCGGCGGCGGTACGGCTTCTCGGACGCGGCCGAGCTGACCGGCTTCGAGGACGAGCCGCTGATCGGCGCCGGGTCCGAGGACCAGGCGGACGCGTTCCTGCGGGCCGAGATCGAGCGTCCCCGGACCGGGCCGATGCGCGACATCGTGGCCACCATCCAGCCGGAGCAGGACGACCTGGTCCGGGCGCCGCTGCACCCGACCGTCTGCGTGCAGGGCGCACCCGGTACCGGGAAGACCGCCGTCGGCCTGCACCGGGTCGCGTACCTGCTGTACACCGAGCGGGAGCGGCTGAGCCGGGGCGGCGTCGTGATCGTCGGGCCGAACCGCTCGTTCCTCTCCTACATCCGCAAGGTGCTGCCGGCGCTCGGCGAGGTCGACGTCCGCCAGATCACCATCGACGAGCTGATCCCACAACCGGCCGCGGCCGCGGACGACGCGGAGGCCGCCCGGGTCAAGGGCGACGCCCGGATGGAACGCGTCCTCCATCGCGCGCTCTGGTCCTTCGTCGGGCAGCCGACCGAGGGAATCCTTTACAGCAAGGGATCCCGGCGGTACCGCGTCCACGACGACGAGGTCCTGGACATCGTGACCGCGCTGCGGGAGTCGACCCGGTACGCCCCGGGCCGGAACGCGCTCGCGCAGCGGATCGCGCACGCCGTCCTGGTCCAGATGGAGCGGCGCGGCGAGTCACCGGACGACCGGGTCCAGAACGCCGTCGCCCGGTCGAAGCCGGTGAAGGCTCTCGTCGACGCGGTCTGGCCCCGGGTCGCGCCCGAGCAGATCCTGTACCGGTTGTTCTCCGACGCCGACTTCCTCGCGCAGTCGGCCGGCGACGACCTCACCGAGGACGAGCGGGCTGCCCTGCTCTGGCCGAAGGCGCCGCGCTCGTGGAAGTCGGCGCAGTGGTCGGACGCCGACACGGTGCTGCTCGACGAACTCGACGACCTGATCGAGCGCCAGAGCGGATCGCTCGGCCACCTGGTCCTGGACGAGGCGCAGGACCTGTCGGCGATGCAGCTGCGCGCTCTCGGCCGGCGCTGCCGGACCGGTTCGGCCACGGTTCTCGGCGACCTGGCCCAGGCCACCACGCCGTGGGCCGCCGGGTCGTGGGACCTGGTTCTCGGTCACCTCGCGAAGTCCGACGGCGTCGTGGCCGAGCTGGACCGGGGCTTCCGGGTGCCGGACCAGATCATCGAGTTCGCGGCGAAGCTGTTGCCGCAGATCGCGCCGACGCTGGGCGTACCGCGGGGAGTCCGGACGGTCGCCGACGCGCTGGCCGTGGTCCGGACCGACGAGCACTCGGTCCCGGCCGCGCTCGTCGATGCGTGCAAGGCCGCGCTGGCCGGTGAGGGGACGGTCGCGATGATCGCCGCCGACGACCAGGTCCCCGCGTTGCAGGAGGCGCTCGCGACAGCCGGCCTCGAGCCCGCGTTGCTCGGTGCGGCCGAGGACGCGATGGACACGGCCCGGCTGGTCTGCGTCCCGGCAAGCCTCGCGAAGGGGCTGGAGTTCGACGCGGTCGTGGTGGCCGAACCGGCGAACATCGTGGCCGCCGAACCCCGCGGCCTGCAACGGCTGTACGTCGTCCTCACCCGCGCGGTCAGCCACCTGCAGATCGTCCACGCGGCACCGCTGCCTGGTGCGTTGGGCCAGGGCTGA
- a CDS encoding potassium transporter Kup, protein MGALGVVFGDIGTSPIYTVQTVFDPGDPHPVPVSADSVYGIISLIFWAVTMIVTIKYVLLILRADNHGEGGILALITLIRGRAVQGGRRTKAVLAALGIFGASLFFGDSMITPAISVLSAVEGLKVVQPDLADYVVPITATIIIVLFGVQRFGTGRIGRSFGPVMVLWFLAIATCGVAGIARHPGILRALSPTYALDFLTDHFGLAFFALAAVVLAITGAEALYADLGHFGRPAITRAWLLLVFPACILSYLGQGALVLRDQGSVSSPFFLLVPAWGRLPMVLLATAATVIASQAVITGAFSVAHQAVQLGYLPRLRVQHTSRERVGQIYVPWVNWALMVSVLTLVFAFRSSTRLAFAFGMAVTGTILITTLLYFYIVRRHWGKPLWVVIPGAAVFLTIELLFFAANLTKFAHGGWLPLLVGITVFTVLTTWQRGRALVTKRRENEEGSLRVFVDHLHDPERRLQRVPGTAVFLNRSKSTVPLALRANVEHNHVLHEKVVILTLETLPVPRLPEGRRVEVDELGYADDGIVMVTARFGYTQRTNVPAVLRLAAEQSPELSALDLDLENTSYFLSTIELTVGDDPGMPRWRKRLFVATSHLSADAATHFGLPRDRVVIVGSRIDV, encoded by the coding sequence GTGGGGGCGCTCGGGGTTGTCTTCGGTGACATCGGGACGAGTCCGATCTACACCGTGCAGACCGTGTTCGATCCGGGTGACCCGCATCCGGTGCCGGTCTCGGCGGACAGTGTCTACGGGATCATCTCGCTGATCTTCTGGGCGGTGACGATGATCGTCACGATCAAGTACGTGCTGCTGATCCTGCGGGCCGACAACCACGGCGAGGGCGGCATCCTCGCGCTGATCACCTTGATCCGCGGCCGGGCGGTCCAGGGCGGCCGCCGGACCAAGGCGGTGCTGGCCGCGCTCGGGATCTTCGGCGCCTCGTTGTTCTTCGGCGACAGCATGATCACCCCGGCGATCTCGGTCCTGTCCGCGGTCGAGGGGCTCAAGGTGGTCCAGCCCGACCTCGCCGACTACGTGGTCCCGATCACCGCGACGATCATCATCGTGCTCTTCGGTGTCCAGCGGTTCGGCACCGGGCGGATCGGCCGGTCGTTCGGCCCGGTGATGGTGCTGTGGTTCCTCGCGATCGCGACGTGTGGCGTGGCCGGGATCGCGCGCCACCCCGGCATCCTCCGGGCTCTGTCCCCCACGTACGCCCTCGACTTCCTGACCGACCACTTCGGGCTCGCGTTCTTCGCGCTGGCCGCCGTCGTGCTGGCGATCACCGGTGCCGAGGCCCTCTACGCCGACCTCGGTCACTTCGGCCGGCCGGCGATCACCCGGGCCTGGCTGCTGCTCGTCTTCCCGGCCTGCATCCTCAGCTACCTCGGCCAGGGGGCGCTCGTCCTGCGCGATCAGGGTTCGGTCAGCAGCCCGTTCTTCCTGCTCGTCCCGGCGTGGGGGCGGTTGCCGATGGTGCTGCTCGCGACCGCGGCGACCGTGATCGCGTCCCAGGCCGTCATCACCGGGGCGTTCTCGGTCGCGCACCAGGCCGTCCAGCTCGGGTACCTGCCCCGGTTGCGCGTCCAGCACACGTCCCGGGAGCGGGTCGGCCAGATCTACGTCCCGTGGGTCAACTGGGCGCTGATGGTCTCGGTCCTGACGCTGGTGTTCGCGTTCCGCAGCAGTACCCGGCTCGCGTTCGCCTTCGGGATGGCGGTCACCGGCACGATCCTCATCACCACGCTGCTGTACTTCTACATCGTCCGCCGCCACTGGGGGAAGCCGCTCTGGGTGGTGATCCCAGGGGCCGCCGTCTTCCTGACCATCGAGCTGCTCTTCTTCGCCGCGAACCTGACCAAGTTCGCCCACGGCGGCTGGCTCCCGCTGCTCGTCGGGATCACCGTGTTCACCGTCCTCACCACCTGGCAACGCGGCCGCGCACTGGTGACCAAGCGCCGTGAGAACGAGGAGGGATCGCTGCGCGTCTTCGTCGACCATCTCCACGATCCCGAGCGCCGGTTGCAGCGGGTCCCGGGGACGGCGGTGTTCCTCAACCGGAGCAAGTCGACCGTACCGCTGGCGCTGCGGGCCAACGTCGAGCACAACCACGTCCTGCACGAGAAGGTGGTGATCCTGACCCTGGAGACGCTGCCGGTCCCGCGGCTCCCCGAAGGCCGGCGCGTCGAGGTCGACGAGCTCGGCTACGCCGACGACGGGATCGTCATGGTCACCGCCCGGTTCGGCTACACCCAGCGGACCAACGTCCCCGCTGTTCTGCGTCTCGCGGCCGAGCAGAGCCCCGAGTTGTCGGCGCTCGACCTCGACCTCGAGAACACCTCGTACTTCCTGTCCACGATCGAGCTCACCGTCGGCGACGACCCGGGGATGCCCCGCTGGCGGAAGCGGCTCTTCGTGGCCACCTCGCACCTGAGCGCCGACGCGGCCACCCACTTCGGCCTGCCGCGTGACCGGGTCGTCATCGTCGGCTCCCGCATCGACGTCTGA